One window from the genome of Amaranthus tricolor cultivar Red isolate AtriRed21 chromosome 9, ASM2621246v1, whole genome shotgun sequence encodes:
- the LOC130824290 gene encoding uncharacterized protein LOC130824290, translating into MPRTRRDRSVSFEGCRKSPAPCSPSLTCDIKAKSPLASEEDLIEWEDARCVVCMEHPHNAVLLVCSAYDKGCRPYMCDTSYQLSNCFDLFRKSCAEGTTAILSEGAEQQVQASEFVTVETVVTSQEEGEYQGPSATDIDSMHKLPEKLVCPLCRGKISGWVVLYPAHNFINAKTRTCALETCEFSGNYSDLRKHARLEHPHVKPSEADPERQQSWRQLERQRDIGDVLSTIQSSLVEELELPLAERSITILYLSWLQDLNFDYDRASASVEDEDSTDVGLAFRHYTRRRRLSTSADSSEGALALRRYVRRRLSTPDDYARSHLSIPNDSSNSGLALRRYVRRRLSTRDDNVRSHLSIPNDSSNSGLALRCYVRRRISTLDDNVRSHLSIPNDSSNSGLALRRYVRRRLSTPNDSSNGGFALRCYVRRHLATPDESSTDGLGLRRYVIRRRYVRRLISTPDESSNGGLPLRPYLRRRLVTTLDDSSNGGLTLRYYARRRRLSTPEDDV; encoded by the coding sequence ATGCCTAGGACAAGAAGAGATCGTTCTGTTTCTTTTGAGGGATGTAGAAAGTCTCCAGCTCCTTGCAGCCCAAGTTTGACATGCGATATCAAGGCTAAAAGTCCTCTAGCATCAGAGGAGGACCTAATAGAATGGGAGGACGCCAGGTGTGTTGTCTGTATGGAACATCCTCACAATGCTGTGCTTCTTGTTTGTTCCGCATATGACAAGGGTTGTCGTCCATACATGTGTGATACAAGTTATCAGCTCTCCAATTGTTTTGATCTATTTCGCAAGTCATGTGCAGAAGGAACAACTGCGATACTATCAGAAGGTGCCGAGCAACAGGTACAGGCCTCTGAATTCGTGACTGTTGAAACTGTGGTGACCTCACAGGAAGAAGGTGAATATCAAGGTCCTTCTGCTACAGATATTGATAGCATGCACAAACTCCCGGAAAAACTTGTTTGCCCTCTATGTCGTGGAAAAATCAGTGGGTGGGTTGTTTTATACCCAGCTCATAATTTTATAAATGCCAAGACTCGGACCTGTGCTTTAGAGACATGTGAGTTCAGCGGCAATTACTCTGATCTGAGAAAGCATGCGAGGCTAGAGCATCCACATGTAAAGCCTTCTGAGGCTGACCCTGAGAGGCAGCAAAGTTGGAGACAACTTGAGAGGCAAAGGGATATAGGTGATGTGCTCAGTACTATCCAATCGAGCTTAGTGGAAGAGCTAGAACTCCCCTTGGCTGAACGTTCGATCACAATACTCTATCTCTCTTGGCTTCAAGATTTGAACTTTGATTATGATCGTGCTTCTGCTTCTGTAGAGGATGAGGATTCCACTGATGTTGGCTTAGCTTTTAGGCACTATACGAGGAGAAGGCGTCTATCTACATCTGCTGATTCCTCAGAGGGTGCCTTAGCTTTAAGGCGCTATGTGAGAAGACGTCTATCAACCCCTGATGATTATGCGAGAAGTCATCTATCTATCCCTAATGATTCCTCTAATAGTGGCTTAGCTTTGAGGCGCTATGTGAGAAGACGTCTATCTACCCGTGATGATAATGTGAGAAGTCATCTATCTATTCCTAACGATTCCTCTAATAGTGGCTTAGCTTTGAGGTGCTATGTGAGAAGACGTATATCTACCCTTGATGATAATGTGAGAAGTCATCTATCTATCCCTAACGATTCCTCTAATAGTGGCTTGGCTTTGAGGCGCTATGTGAGAAGGCGTCTATCTACGcctaatgattcatcaaatggTGGCTTTGCTTTGAGGTGTTATGTGAGAAGACATCTAGCTACTCCTGATGAATCCTCTACGGATGGTTTAGGTTTGAGGCGCTATGTGATAAGACGCCGCTATGTGAGAAGACTTATATCTACTCCTGATGAATCCTCTAATGGTGGCTTACCTTTGAGGCCTTATTTGAGGAGAAGACTTGTAACCACCCTTGATGATTCTTCTAATGGTGGCTTAACTCTGAGGTACTATGCGAGGAGAAGACGTCTATCTACCCCTGAGGATGATGTTTGA